One genomic segment of Chitinophaga sancti includes these proteins:
- a CDS encoding ATP-binding protein has product MEYLIGREDEKAILQRALLSNEAELVAIYGRRRIGKTFLIRNFYQKELIFEFSGVHNAILSDQLANFAQALTRSVKVSPIDIPGNWRQAFSLLESYVAPLIKKQKRVLFFDEFPWIQTPRSGFMQAFENFWNMWASRQENLVVVICGSAASWMIQKVINNRGGLHNRVTKRIRLLPFNLSEMEAYLNSRKIKLDQYQLLQLYMAMGGVPLYLKEVNKGESTAQVLDRTCFNKNGLLHNEFKILFHSLFEEALHHMEVIRALAAKPGGLTRNEIIKVCSLTSGGGTTQLLEELSESGFITPYVPFEKTSRDSIYKLTDEYSIFYIKFIENSKSHGAGVWMRLSESSSWKSWSGLAFESICLKHEQQIKKAIGIADVYTEVSPWRYSAKEKEDGAQIDLLFDRRDNCINLCEIKFSISEFVIDKKYAAALAQKERVFRQKTQTRKTLFLTLITTYGAKKNDNYVNLIQKEITMEALFEN; this is encoded by the coding sequence ATGGAATATCTTATAGGAAGAGAGGATGAAAAAGCTATACTACAAAGGGCTTTATTGTCCAATGAGGCTGAATTAGTGGCAATATATGGTAGACGAAGAATCGGGAAAACTTTTCTGATCCGGAACTTTTACCAAAAGGAGCTGATTTTTGAATTTTCAGGTGTTCATAATGCGATTCTTAGTGACCAACTGGCTAATTTCGCTCAGGCCCTTACCCGCTCTGTGAAAGTTTCACCTATTGATATTCCAGGTAATTGGAGACAGGCCTTTAGCCTGTTAGAAAGTTACGTAGCCCCGCTTATAAAAAAGCAAAAGCGAGTACTCTTTTTTGATGAATTTCCCTGGATCCAAACGCCAAGATCGGGCTTTATGCAGGCATTCGAAAATTTCTGGAATATGTGGGCTTCCAGGCAGGAAAACCTCGTTGTAGTAATCTGTGGGTCTGCTGCGTCATGGATGATACAGAAAGTAATTAATAACCGGGGAGGGCTACATAACAGGGTAACAAAAAGGATTCGCTTGTTACCTTTTAATCTTAGCGAGATGGAAGCGTATTTGAATAGTAGAAAGATAAAACTGGATCAATATCAGTTATTGCAACTGTACATGGCAATGGGTGGCGTTCCTTTATATCTTAAAGAAGTAAATAAAGGAGAGAGTACAGCGCAGGTATTAGATAGAACATGTTTTAACAAGAATGGGTTATTGCACAATGAATTCAAAATACTTTTTCATTCATTATTCGAAGAAGCCTTACATCACATGGAAGTGATCAGGGCGTTGGCAGCTAAACCAGGAGGGCTGACAAGAAATGAAATAATTAAAGTCTGCTCGCTGACTTCCGGCGGAGGTACTACACAATTATTGGAAGAACTGTCGGAGTCTGGATTTATCACACCCTATGTGCCTTTTGAAAAAACTTCCCGGGATAGTATCTATAAGCTAACAGATGAGTATTCAATTTTTTATATAAAATTTATAGAGAATAGTAAATCACATGGAGCGGGTGTCTGGATGCGACTTTCAGAAAGCTCGTCATGGAAAAGCTGGAGTGGGCTTGCATTCGAAAGTATATGCCTTAAACATGAGCAACAGATTAAAAAAGCAATAGGAATAGCTGATGTTTATACAGAAGTGTCTCCATGGCGTTACTCTGCTAAAGAGAAAGAAGATGGAGCACAAATAGACCTTCTATTTGATAGGAGAGATAACTGTATCAATCTGTGTGAAATTAAATTTTCCATTTCTGAATTTGTTATAGACAAAAAATATGCTGCTGCATTAGCGCAAAAAGAAAGAGTTTTCCGACAGAAAACCCAAACCCGTAAAACATTATTTCTTACTCTTATAACTACATATGGAGCCAAAAAAAATGATAACTATGTTAATCTTATACAGAAAGAAATTACGATGGAAGCCTTATTCGAAAATTAG
- a CDS encoding AAA family ATPase, translating to MGTIIGREKELKVLENVKFSDKSQFVAVYGRRRVGKTFLIREAFQQDFTFYLTGVANINLQQNLSNFHRALQKFNSNLSTPIPENWFEAFAQLEELLSKNTKQKKVVFLDELPWLDTAQSGFLPALDYFWNSFASARNDVILIVCGSAASWMINTLIHNKGGLHNRVTHRIRLEPFTLRECETFFQSRGGVFSRYQLIQLYMVMGGIPFYLDHVDISMSATQNINRLCFQRDGLLKEEFTDLYTSLFNKAEKHLSVIEILSTKAKGLTRSEIINNTGLANAGSTTRILNELEESGFIRRYTSFGKKEKNSLYQLSDFYSLFYIKFIRGSHALNENEWINGLNTPQQRAWSGYAFEQVCFAHLSEIKHALGISGVQTSCSSWINTDNGKKHQIDLIIDRKDDVINVCEMKFSINPFTIDKKYGEVLLSKIDTFRTATHTNKSIFLTMITTYGIVKNVYSNGIVQNSLTMDDLFA from the coding sequence TGTATATGGCCGGCGAAGGGTTGGTAAAACATTTTTAATTAGAGAAGCTTTTCAGCAGGATTTTACATTTTACCTTACAGGGGTCGCCAATATAAACCTGCAACAAAATTTGTCTAACTTTCATAGAGCATTACAAAAGTTCAACTCTAATCTATCTACTCCCATTCCAGAAAATTGGTTTGAGGCCTTTGCACAACTGGAAGAACTATTATCCAAAAATACTAAGCAAAAAAAAGTAGTATTTCTGGATGAACTGCCTTGGTTGGATACTGCACAATCTGGGTTTCTTCCCGCACTCGACTATTTCTGGAATTCATTTGCCAGTGCAAGAAATGATGTTATCCTTATTGTATGTGGATCAGCTGCTTCATGGATGATCAACACATTGATTCATAATAAAGGAGGACTCCATAATAGAGTAACACACAGAATACGCCTTGAACCTTTTACATTAAGGGAATGTGAAACCTTCTTTCAGAGTCGTGGTGGAGTATTTAGCAGATATCAGTTAATTCAATTGTATATGGTGATGGGAGGCATCCCGTTTTATCTTGATCATGTAGATATTAGCATGAGTGCTACTCAGAATATTAATCGGTTGTGTTTTCAGCGGGATGGACTATTGAAAGAAGAATTTACGGATCTTTACACTTCTCTATTCAATAAGGCTGAAAAACACCTTTCAGTAATTGAAATATTAAGCACAAAAGCTAAGGGATTAACACGTTCTGAAATTATTAATAATACAGGGCTGGCTAATGCGGGAAGTACAACAAGAATATTAAACGAATTGGAGGAGAGTGGATTTATAAGGAGGTACACATCCTTTGGTAAAAAAGAGAAAAATAGCCTTTATCAGCTAAGTGATTTTTATTCCTTATTTTATATCAAATTCATACGGGGAAGTCATGCACTGAATGAGAACGAATGGATTAATGGACTTAATACTCCACAGCAGAGGGCATGGAGTGGCTATGCATTTGAGCAGGTTTGTTTTGCACATCTGTCGGAAATTAAACATGCTCTTGGCATAAGTGGCGTGCAAACAAGTTGTTCATCATGGATAAATACGGATAACGGGAAAAAGCACCAGATAGATTTGATAATAGACAGAAAGGATGATGTGATAAATGTTTGTGAAATGAAGTTTTCTATTAATCCTTTTACCATAGATAAAAAATATGGGGAAGTATTATTATCTAAAATAGACACTTTTCGAACCGCGACACATACCAATAAATCTATTTTTTTAACTATGATCACTACTTATGGTATAGTAAAAAACGTTTATTCTAATGGTATAGTTCAGAATAGTTTAACTATGGATGATCTTTTTGCCTAA